A region of Modestobacter marinus DNA encodes the following proteins:
- a CDS encoding asparaginase produces MGRVHLLATGGTIASRQEADGLAPVTPAAELLAVARSPAGTTVTTSDLGTVASFALTTSDLRDLVTAARRCLVDGVEGVVVTHGTDTMEESAYLADLLHDDPRPIVFTGAQRPFDSPAPDGPANLADALRTAASPAARGLGALLCFDGLVFAARGVRKVDTLRGGAFGAPGRGPVLRLAGESVLPLARPPRPAPLPLDPEAELPRVDVVACHLGVDAALLRASVAAGAAGVVLQALGAGNVPPAVAEATEELVAGGVPVLVCSRVPSGPVAPLYAAGGARLARAGALFAGDLSPWQGRLLLAAALALSPGDPRPVLAQHLAV; encoded by the coding sequence ATGGGACGGGTGCACCTGCTCGCCACCGGCGGCACCATCGCCAGCCGGCAGGAGGCGGACGGGCTCGCGCCGGTCACCCCCGCGGCGGAGCTGCTGGCGGTGGCCCGGTCCCCCGCCGGCACGACCGTGACCACCAGCGACCTCGGCACCGTCGCCAGCTTCGCCCTCACGACGTCGGACCTGCGGGACCTGGTGACCGCGGCCCGCCGCTGTCTCGTGGACGGCGTGGAGGGCGTCGTGGTCACCCACGGCACCGACACCATGGAGGAGTCCGCGTACCTCGCCGACCTGCTCCACGACGACCCACGGCCGATCGTCTTCACCGGCGCGCAGCGCCCGTTCGACAGTCCGGCTCCCGACGGCCCCGCGAACCTCGCCGATGCGCTGCGCACCGCTGCCTCGCCCGCGGCCCGCGGCCTGGGTGCCCTGCTGTGCTTCGACGGCCTGGTCTTCGCCGCCCGCGGCGTCCGCAAGGTCGACACCCTGCGCGGCGGTGCCTTCGGCGCGCCGGGGCGGGGCCCGGTGCTCCGGCTGGCCGGAGAGTCGGTGCTGCCGCTGGCCAGGCCCCCACGTCCGGCACCCCTCCCCCTCGACCCGGAGGCGGAACTGCCCCGCGTCGACGTCGTGGCCTGCCACCTGGGCGTGGACGCCGCACTGCTGCGCGCCTCGGTCGCCGCCGGCGCCGCCGGGGTCGTGCTGCAGGCGCTCGGCGCCGGGAACGTCCCCCCGGCGGTCGCCGAGGCCACCGAGGAGCTCGTCGCCGGCGGGGTCCCCGTCCTGGTCTGCTCCCGGGTGCCGTCGGGTCCGGTCGCCCCCCTCTACGCCGCCGGCGGGGCCCGGCTGGCCCGCGCCGGCGCCCTGTTCGCCGGCGACCTGAGCCCGTGGCAGGGGCGGCTGCTGCTGGCCGCCGCGCTCGCCCTCTCCCCCGGGGACCCACGGCCGGTGCTGGCCCAGCACCTCGCCGTCTGA
- a CDS encoding DUF2252 domain-containing protein, which produces MTGEGENGHVVLTAADGEGYGSLRRRATPRAERYALGKSLRKQVPRSALGQWTAPADRPDVVDQIRASHLGRVERLVPVRVARMAASPYGFLRGTAVVMAADLAGLPATGIRPVICGDAHLGNFGFYASPERDLVIDLNDFDEAHPGGWEWDLRRLAASVWVAGRQNSATEEQCEDAVASMARRYREHVRWLAGQPLLARSFERLDVTGLHTTVEDQSLRTEVERAARRARKRVSDRALPRFTEEREEGRRIVEEPPLITRLDDDEAAAVADGLDGYTGTLPSHWRRVLSGYTLVDVAHKVVGVGSVGLRAYVALCEGSSPDDVVFLQLKQARRSVVAEHVHGESAWHAHQGQRVVEYQQALQTVSDPLLGWTTIGPRQYYVRQFRNMKGTIAIDSLDAAALSDYAGVCGRLLAKGHARTSGASMIAGYLGRSDNVDVALCRFARAYADQTERDHETLVQAVARGALPTEPGG; this is translated from the coding sequence GTGACCGGTGAGGGAGAGAACGGGCACGTCGTGCTCACCGCAGCTGACGGCGAGGGCTACGGCTCGCTGCGGCGTCGGGCCACACCCCGTGCGGAGCGGTACGCCCTCGGCAAGTCGTTGCGCAAGCAGGTGCCCCGGTCCGCGCTCGGGCAGTGGACCGCACCGGCCGACCGGCCCGACGTCGTCGACCAGATCCGGGCCTCCCACCTGGGGCGCGTCGAGCGGCTCGTCCCCGTGCGGGTGGCCCGGATGGCCGCCTCGCCCTACGGCTTCCTCCGGGGCACGGCGGTGGTGATGGCCGCGGACCTCGCCGGCCTCCCGGCCACCGGGATCCGGCCGGTCATCTGCGGGGACGCCCACCTGGGCAACTTCGGCTTCTACGCCTCCCCGGAGCGCGACCTGGTCATCGACCTCAACGACTTCGACGAGGCGCACCCGGGCGGCTGGGAGTGGGACCTCCGCCGGCTGGCGGCGAGCGTCTGGGTGGCCGGCCGGCAGAACTCGGCCACCGAGGAGCAGTGCGAGGACGCGGTCGCGTCCATGGCGCGCCGGTACCGGGAGCACGTGCGCTGGCTGGCCGGGCAGCCGCTGCTGGCCCGGTCGTTCGAGCGGCTGGACGTCACCGGGCTGCACACCACGGTCGAGGACCAGTCGCTGCGCACGGAGGTCGAACGGGCCGCCCGGCGGGCCCGCAAGCGGGTGAGCGACCGGGCGCTGCCCCGGTTCACCGAGGAGCGGGAGGAGGGACGGCGCATCGTCGAGGAGCCCCCGCTGATCACCCGGCTCGACGACGACGAGGCCGCCGCGGTGGCCGACGGGCTGGACGGCTACACCGGCACCCTGCCGTCCCACTGGCGGCGGGTGCTCAGCGGCTACACGCTCGTCGACGTCGCCCACAAGGTGGTCGGGGTGGGCAGCGTGGGGCTGCGCGCCTACGTGGCCCTGTGCGAGGGGAGCAGCCCCGACGACGTGGTGTTCCTGCAGCTGAAGCAGGCCCGCCGGTCGGTCGTGGCCGAGCACGTCCACGGCGAGTCGGCCTGGCACGCCCACCAGGGGCAGCGGGTCGTGGAGTACCAGCAGGCGCTGCAGACGGTCAGCGACCCGCTGCTGGGCTGGACGACGATCGGGCCGCGGCAGTACTACGTCCGCCAGTTCAGGAACATGAAGGGCACCATCGCGATCGACTCCCTCGACGCCGCTGCGCTGAGCGACTACGCGGGGGTCTGCGGCCGGCTGCTGGCCAAGGGGCATGCCCGGACCAGTGGCGCGTCCATGATCGCCGGCTACCTGGGCCGCTCCGACAACGTCGACGTCGCGCTGTGCCGGTTCGCCCGCGCCTACGCCGACCAGACGGAGCGGGACCACGAGACCCTCGTCCAGGCGGTGGCCCGCGGCGCACTGCCCACCGAGCCGGGCGGCTGA
- a CDS encoding MMPL family transporter, with amino-acid sequence MGRSFASRVSHPRLKWVVLLCWVVLAAVSAPLAGALTGEQENDVAAWLPADAESTRALQLQTELGSDPDVLPAVVVYERTAGLTPADTAAIQADVGVLGELDALAGPLVGPVPAQDGQAAQLVVPLDVGSGGWEAIAPLVEDVRAVVSDGPEGLDAYVTGPAGSAADSAAAFEGIDGTLLFAALGVVVLILLFTYRSPVLWILPIFSAVIALSCSQALIYLLARHADLTVNAQSASILTVLVVGAGTDYALLLIARYREELRLHTDRHEAMTEAVHRAGPAVLASGGTVVLGMLCLVVAEMNSTAGLGPVAAIGVAVTLAVLMTLLPALLVICGRWVFWPVRPTFGSAEPTATGLWSRVGARIRPRPRATWLVTSGLLLVACAGTLLLSPDGLTQAESFRGTPESIQGGEVASRHFPAVAGNDVHVITAAGSAAEVADATAATEGIAQVAEPQVVGDRALVEAALADPFDSQAAYDTIERLRTALDDAGDGDALVGGNTALNLDVQDAAQRDNLVIIPLIMLVVLLVLGVLLRALVAPVLLIATVVLSYGAALGLSAVLFDWTIGVTATDSSFPLFVFVFLVALGIDYNIFLMTRVREEAVDHGTRRAALIGLAATGGVITSAGLVLAATFSVLGTLPLTFLTQLGIAVALGVLLDTIVVRSVLVTALTLDVGRHMWWPGALAQRPDEPDVPAAGTTAVPAVPGTPSRA; translated from the coding sequence ATGGGCAGGTCGTTCGCGTCCCGCGTCAGTCATCCACGGCTGAAGTGGGTGGTCCTCCTCTGCTGGGTGGTGCTGGCCGCCGTCTCGGCGCCGCTGGCCGGCGCGCTCACCGGCGAGCAGGAGAACGACGTCGCGGCATGGCTGCCCGCCGACGCGGAGTCGACCCGGGCCCTGCAGCTGCAGACCGAACTCGGCTCCGACCCCGACGTGCTGCCCGCCGTCGTCGTCTACGAGCGCACCGCGGGGCTCACCCCTGCCGACACCGCGGCGATCCAGGCGGACGTCGGGGTGCTCGGAGAGCTGGACGCCCTCGCCGGGCCGCTCGTGGGACCGGTCCCGGCCCAGGACGGGCAGGCCGCCCAGCTCGTCGTGCCGCTCGACGTGGGGTCCGGCGGCTGGGAGGCGATCGCACCACTGGTCGAGGACGTCCGCGCCGTGGTCTCCGACGGGCCCGAGGGCCTGGACGCCTACGTGACCGGCCCCGCCGGCAGTGCCGCGGACTCCGCGGCGGCGTTCGAGGGGATCGACGGCACCCTGCTGTTCGCGGCCCTGGGCGTCGTCGTCCTGATCCTGCTGTTCACCTACCGCAGCCCGGTGCTGTGGATCCTGCCGATCTTCTCGGCCGTCATCGCGCTGAGCTGCTCCCAGGCGCTGATCTACCTGCTGGCCCGCCATGCCGACCTGACCGTCAACGCCCAGAGCGCGAGCATCCTGACCGTCCTGGTCGTGGGCGCCGGCACCGACTACGCCCTCCTGCTGATCGCCCGCTACCGCGAGGAGCTGCGCCTGCACACCGATCGGCACGAGGCGATGACCGAGGCCGTGCACCGGGCCGGCCCGGCGGTGCTGGCCAGCGGCGGCACGGTGGTCCTCGGCATGCTCTGCCTGGTCGTGGCGGAGATGAACTCCACCGCCGGGCTCGGCCCGGTCGCCGCCATCGGCGTCGCCGTGACGCTGGCCGTGCTGATGACGCTGCTGCCCGCGCTGCTGGTCATCTGCGGTCGCTGGGTGTTCTGGCCGGTGCGCCCGACCTTCGGCAGCGCCGAGCCGACCGCCACCGGGCTCTGGTCGCGGGTGGGGGCGCGGATCCGGCCGCGCCCCCGCGCCACCTGGCTGGTCACCAGCGGGCTGCTGCTGGTGGCCTGCGCCGGCACCCTGCTGCTCTCCCCCGACGGCCTGACCCAGGCGGAGAGCTTCCGGGGCACCCCCGAGTCGATCCAGGGCGGTGAGGTCGCGTCCCGGCACTTCCCGGCGGTCGCGGGCAACGACGTGCACGTGATCACCGCGGCCGGCTCCGCCGCCGAGGTCGCCGACGCGACGGCCGCCACCGAGGGCATCGCCCAGGTCGCCGAACCGCAGGTGGTCGGCGACCGGGCACTCGTGGAGGCCGCGCTGGCCGACCCCTTCGACAGCCAGGCCGCCTACGACACCATCGAACGGCTGCGGACGGCGCTCGACGATGCGGGCGACGGCGACGCGCTGGTCGGTGGCAACACCGCGCTGAACCTCGACGTCCAGGACGCCGCCCAGCGGGACAACCTGGTGATCATCCCGTTGATCATGCTCGTCGTCCTGCTGGTGCTCGGCGTGCTGCTGCGGGCCCTGGTCGCGCCGGTGCTGCTGATCGCCACGGTGGTGCTGTCCTACGGCGCCGCGCTCGGCCTGAGTGCCGTGCTCTTCGACTGGACGATCGGTGTGACGGCGACCGACAGCTCCTTCCCGCTGTTCGTCTTCGTCTTCCTCGTCGCGCTGGGGATCGACTACAACATCTTCCTGATGACCCGGGTCCGGGAGGAGGCCGTCGACCACGGCACCCGGCGGGCCGCGCTGATCGGGCTGGCCGCGACCGGCGGCGTCATCACCTCGGCCGGGCTGGTCCTCGCGGCGACGTTCTCGGTGCTCGGCACGCTGCCGCTGACCTTCCTGACGCAGCTGGGGATCGCCGTGGCGCTCGGCGTCCTGCTCGACACGATCGTCGTGCGCTCGGTCCTGGTCACCGCGCTCACCCTCGACGTCGGCCGGCACATGTGGTGGCCCGGCGCGCTGGCCCAGCGGCCCGACGAGCCGGACGTGCCGGCCGCCGGCACCACCGCCGTGCCGGCCGTCCCCGGGACGCCGAGCCGGGCCTGA
- a CDS encoding BCCT family transporter encodes MEHPGPERVSPSSSPSAGSTAGPPAGAASTAAREPTPPPQTDRVVFGVSLALVVAFALWGVLASDSLSNAVGTAFGTVITNAGWVFVVTSSGFVALAGFLALSRYGRIRLGKDDERPEFSTGSWISMLFAAGMGIGLLFWGVAEPLSHLAAAPLGLEEGGTPEAARLGLQYTVFHWGLHPWAMYAVMAMALAYGVFRKGRPSLVSSAVVPLVSEHRTGVRRAVDILAIFTTVFGAATSLGLGALQVNSGLATNYGVPRNNGVAVAIIAGLALLYVLSAVSGVHKGIKLISNTNVVLAALLVAFVFVLGPTTHVFNTITDATGDYLTALPGMSLASGAWGGQEWLAGWTLFYWAWWMSWTPFVGTFIARISRGRTIRQFVTFVMIIPTMVSIVWFGVLGGTATHLELTGQAELSQALVDDGTEGALFALLGEFPVVTLTVLLVMVLITLFFVSSADSASMVLGMLSQRGTTSPGRAVVILWGVCIAAVASALTLAGGLEVIQSATILVATPFVVVLIAICVNLVRELRQEPYTSTLDPQVRRAVVAHLHDMPHVNGARPTSPGVPVVADPGRETAGQQ; translated from the coding sequence ATGGAACACCCGGGTCCCGAGCGGGTCTCACCGTCCAGCTCCCCGAGTGCCGGGTCGACGGCTGGCCCTCCGGCCGGCGCCGCGTCGACCGCTGCCCGGGAGCCCACGCCCCCACCGCAGACCGACCGGGTCGTCTTCGGCGTCTCGCTGGCGCTGGTGGTGGCGTTCGCACTGTGGGGGGTGCTCGCCAGCGACAGCCTCTCGAACGCGGTGGGCACCGCGTTCGGCACGGTCATCACCAACGCCGGCTGGGTCTTCGTCGTGACCAGCTCGGGGTTCGTCGCTCTCGCGGGGTTCCTGGCGCTGTCCCGCTACGGACGCATCCGGCTGGGGAAGGACGACGAGCGTCCGGAGTTCAGCACCGGCTCGTGGATCTCCATGCTCTTCGCGGCCGGCATGGGCATCGGCCTGCTCTTCTGGGGCGTCGCCGAGCCGCTCTCCCACCTCGCCGCCGCCCCGCTCGGCCTCGAGGAGGGCGGGACCCCGGAGGCCGCCCGCCTGGGACTGCAGTACACGGTCTTCCACTGGGGCCTGCACCCGTGGGCGATGTACGCCGTCATGGCGATGGCCCTCGCCTACGGCGTCTTCCGCAAGGGCCGGCCGAGCCTGGTCAGCTCCGCGGTCGTCCCACTGGTGAGCGAGCACCGCACGGGCGTCCGGCGCGCCGTCGACATCCTGGCCATCTTCACCACGGTGTTCGGCGCGGCCACCTCGCTCGGGCTCGGCGCGCTGCAGGTCAACAGCGGGCTGGCCACCAACTACGGCGTCCCGCGCAACAACGGCGTGGCCGTGGCCATCATCGCCGGCCTGGCGCTGCTCTACGTCCTGTCCGCGGTCAGCGGCGTGCACAAGGGCATCAAGCTGATCAGCAACACCAACGTGGTGCTGGCCGCGCTGCTCGTGGCCTTCGTCTTCGTGCTGGGCCCGACCACGCACGTCTTCAACACCATCACCGACGCCACCGGCGACTACCTGACCGCCCTCCCCGGCATGAGCCTGGCGTCGGGGGCCTGGGGCGGCCAGGAGTGGCTCGCGGGGTGGACGTTGTTCTACTGGGCGTGGTGGATGTCCTGGACGCCGTTCGTGGGGACGTTCATCGCGCGCATCTCCCGCGGCCGCACGATCCGGCAGTTCGTCACGTTCGTGATGATCATCCCGACCATGGTCAGCATCGTGTGGTTCGGCGTGCTGGGCGGCACCGCCACCCACCTCGAGCTCACCGGCCAGGCCGAGCTCAGCCAGGCGCTGGTCGACGACGGCACCGAGGGGGCACTGTTCGCCCTGCTCGGCGAGTTCCCGGTGGTCACGCTCACCGTGCTGCTCGTGATGGTGCTGATCACGCTGTTCTTCGTCAGCAGCGCCGACTCCGCCTCCATGGTCCTCGGCATGCTCTCCCAGCGGGGCACGACGTCGCCCGGCCGCGCGGTGGTCATCCTCTGGGGCGTGTGCATCGCGGCGGTGGCCTCAGCACTCACCCTCGCCGGGGGGCTCGAGGTCATCCAGTCGGCCACCATCCTGGTGGCCACGCCCTTCGTGGTCGTGCTCATCGCCATCTGCGTCAACCTGGTCCGCGAGCTCCGCCAGGAGCCCTACACCTCGACGCTCGACCCGCAGGTCCGGCGAGCCGTCGTCGCCCACCTCCACGACATGCCGCACGTGAACGGAGCACGGCCCACCTCACCCGGGGTCCCGGTGGTCGCCGACCCCGGCCGCGAGACGGCCGGTCAGCAGTAG
- a CDS encoding NAD(P)/FAD-dependent oxidoreductase: MRRTVAVVGASLAGLSAARALRAQCYDGRIVVIGDEAHAPYDRPPLSKEFLAGRASLADIALGTPDDTDLDVEWRLGTTAVGLDHLDRSVRLADGSEVRADGVVLATGARARRLSGSEGLRGVHVLRSLDDAVALREDLATAAHLVVIGAGFIGAEVASTARTLGLEVTVVETQPVPLAGPLGADMGAVCAQLHADHGTRLLVGSGVAGLVGTGRVEAVELTDGTRLPADVVVVGIGATPNVEWLADSGVALGNGVLTDARCATSIPGVVAVGDCAAAWSTSRERHVRVEHWTHALEQPATAVATLLGTDRPAPTPVPYFWSDQYGARIQFAGSRREDDEVRVLEGSRADRSFLAVYERHGDPVAVLGVDQPRLFTRWRRQLRTAVLTHS; this comes from the coding sequence ATGAGGCGCACGGTCGCCGTCGTCGGAGCCTCCCTGGCCGGCCTCTCGGCGGCCCGGGCGCTCCGCGCGCAGTGCTACGACGGCCGCATCGTGGTCATCGGCGACGAGGCGCACGCCCCCTACGACCGCCCACCCTTGTCCAAGGAGTTCCTGGCGGGGAGGGCGTCCCTGGCCGACATCGCACTGGGCACGCCGGACGACACGGACCTCGACGTCGAGTGGCGGCTGGGCACGACGGCGGTCGGGCTCGACCACCTGGACCGCTCCGTGCGACTGGCCGACGGCAGCGAGGTGCGGGCCGACGGCGTCGTCCTCGCCACCGGAGCCCGCGCCCGACGCCTGTCCGGCAGCGAGGGGCTGCGCGGTGTGCACGTGCTGCGCTCGCTGGACGACGCGGTCGCCCTGCGCGAGGACCTGGCCACGGCCGCGCACCTCGTGGTGATCGGGGCGGGGTTCATCGGCGCCGAGGTCGCCTCCACGGCCCGCACGCTGGGGCTGGAGGTCACCGTCGTCGAGACCCAGCCCGTGCCGCTCGCCGGCCCGCTGGGTGCCGACATGGGTGCGGTGTGCGCCCAGCTGCACGCCGACCACGGCACCCGCCTGCTGGTCGGGAGCGGCGTCGCCGGGCTGGTCGGCACCGGCAGGGTCGAGGCCGTCGAACTGACCGACGGCACCCGCCTGCCCGCCGACGTGGTGGTCGTGGGGATCGGGGCCACCCCGAACGTCGAGTGGCTCGCCGACTCCGGCGTGGCCCTCGGCAACGGCGTCCTCACCGACGCGCGCTGCGCCACCAGCATCCCGGGTGTGGTCGCCGTCGGCGACTGCGCGGCGGCGTGGTCGACCTCCCGGGAGCGGCACGTCCGCGTCGAGCACTGGACCCACGCCCTCGAACAGCCGGCCACCGCGGTCGCCACCCTGCTGGGCACCGACCGGCCGGCGCCGACGCCCGTGCCCTACTTCTGGTCCGACCAGTACGGCGCGCGCATCCAGTTCGCGGGGTCGCGCCGCGAGGACGACGAGGTCCGCGTGCTGGAGGGCAGTCGTGCCGACCGCAGCTTCCTGGCGGTCTACGAGCGTCACGGGGACCCCGTCGCCGTCCTCGGGGTGGACCAGCCCCGCCTGTTCACCCGCTGGCGCCGACAGCTGCGCACCGCCGTCCTGACGCACTCCTGA
- a CDS encoding bifunctional 3-phenylpropionate/cinnamic acid dioxygenase ferredoxin subunit — protein MLLRYQRSVAVSATYPPGAPMIPVCPTTALPPGEAIRVEATEPIAVFNVDGDFYAIDDTCTHQDASLADGWLDGCAVECPLHASCFDLRTGKVSGPPAKTPVRTHRVVVQDGTVYVQPGTAADGAA, from the coding sequence ATGCTGTTGCGCTATCAGCGCAGCGTTGCGGTCTCCGCAACATACCCGCCTGGAGCGCCCATGATCCCGGTCTGCCCCACGACAGCGTTGCCACCCGGCGAGGCGATCCGCGTGGAGGCCACTGAGCCCATCGCGGTCTTCAACGTCGACGGCGACTTCTACGCGATCGACGACACCTGCACCCACCAGGACGCCTCCCTGGCCGACGGCTGGCTGGACGGCTGCGCGGTCGAGTGCCCCCTGCACGCCTCGTGCTTCGACCTGCGCACCGGGAAGGTGTCCGGCCCGCCGGCGAAGACCCCGGTCCGCACCCACCGGGTCGTCGTGCAGGACGGCACCGTCTACGTGCAGCCGGGGACCGCCGCGGACGGTGCCGCATGA
- a CDS encoding IclR family transcriptional regulator, translating into MTEPQNESEDRGPVAGVQSVDRALSVLEILAAEGEAGVTEVAAELGVHKSTAFRLVATLESRGFVEQLADRGKYRLGFGVVRLAGAAVAQLDIAREGRPICEALAADLGETVNIAILDGDRAVNVTQARGPAALSTHNWVGQGTPLHATSSGKVLLAHAPDAVRKDLLSRGLQSFTPATLTDPEALRQNLDQIVDQGWGCTVEEFEVGLNAVAAPVRGADGDIVAALSVSGPAFRMDQEGHPRLARRVMAGADELSRRLGFFGQPR; encoded by the coding sequence ATGACTGAGCCGCAGAACGAGAGCGAAGACCGCGGCCCGGTCGCCGGCGTCCAGTCCGTCGACCGGGCGCTGAGCGTCCTCGAGATCCTCGCGGCCGAGGGCGAGGCCGGCGTCACGGAGGTGGCCGCCGAACTCGGGGTGCACAAGTCCACGGCCTTCCGGCTGGTGGCCACGCTGGAGAGCCGTGGCTTCGTCGAGCAACTGGCCGATCGGGGCAAGTACCGGCTGGGCTTCGGGGTCGTGCGGCTTGCCGGCGCGGCAGTCGCGCAGCTGGACATCGCCCGGGAGGGGCGGCCGATCTGCGAGGCGCTGGCCGCCGACCTCGGGGAGACGGTCAACATCGCCATCCTGGACGGCGATCGTGCGGTCAACGTGACCCAGGCCCGCGGGCCGGCGGCCCTAAGCACGCACAACTGGGTGGGGCAGGGCACCCCGCTGCACGCCACGTCGAGCGGCAAGGTGCTCCTGGCCCACGCCCCCGACGCCGTCCGCAAGGACCTGCTCTCCCGGGGCCTGCAGAGCTTCACCCCGGCCACGCTCACCGATCCCGAGGCCCTCCGCCAGAACCTGGACCAGATCGTCGACCAGGGATGGGGTTGCACCGTCGAGGAGTTCGAGGTGGGGCTCAACGCCGTCGCCGCGCCCGTCCGGGGCGCCGACGGGGACATCGTCGCGGCCCTCAGCGTCTCGGGACCGGCCTTCCGCATGGACCAGGAGGGCCACCCCCGGCTCGCCCGGCGGGTGATGGCGGGCGCGGACGAGCTGAGCCGGAGGCTGGGCTTCTTCGGTCAGCCGCGCTGA
- a CDS encoding aromatic ring-hydroxylating oxygenase subunit alpha: MTITEQPASLIPTLPGRYYTDPAVFAQEQSRVFEDMWFCVVRSSDLPTPGSFEKVQVGRESVLVVRSRDGQLRAFLNVCRHRGAQICTEDSGTVKRAFQCPYHAWTYDLEGKLIAAPNLTKMPDIDRVEHGLVPVALREWLGYAWVCLAKEPPSFEDDVVGAVVERLGSVQVIDSYDVDSLSVGRRISYDVQANWKLIIENFMECYHCATIHPELTEVLPEFADGYAAQFFVGHGAEFGDDVKGFTVDGSEGFDRLPGVDRDQDRRYYAITVRPTVFVNLAPDHVIFHRMFPVSADRTIVQCDWLYTRDVVESGRDVSRSVELFHRVNQQDFAACERTQPAMSSRAYADGGVLVPSEHHIGAFHEWLTQRLSG; this comes from the coding sequence ATGACCATCACCGAACAGCCCGCGAGCCTCATCCCCACGCTGCCGGGCCGCTACTACACCGACCCCGCCGTCTTCGCGCAGGAGCAGTCGCGCGTCTTCGAGGACATGTGGTTCTGCGTCGTGCGATCGAGTGACCTGCCGACGCCCGGTTCCTTCGAGAAGGTCCAGGTGGGGAGGGAGAGCGTCCTCGTGGTCCGCAGCCGGGACGGGCAGTTGCGCGCCTTCCTCAACGTCTGCCGGCACCGCGGTGCGCAGATCTGCACGGAGGACTCGGGCACGGTCAAGCGGGCCTTCCAGTGCCCGTACCACGCGTGGACCTACGACCTCGAGGGCAAGCTGATCGCAGCCCCCAACCTGACCAAGATGCCCGACATCGACCGGGTCGAGCACGGCCTGGTCCCGGTGGCGCTGCGCGAGTGGCTGGGCTACGCGTGGGTGTGCCTGGCGAAGGAGCCGCCGTCGTTCGAGGACGACGTCGTGGGCGCCGTCGTCGAGCGCCTCGGGAGCGTGCAGGTGATCGACAGCTACGACGTCGACTCGCTGTCCGTGGGGCGCCGCATCAGCTACGACGTGCAGGCGAACTGGAAGCTCATCATCGAGAACTTCATGGAGTGCTACCACTGCGCGACGATCCACCCGGAGCTGACCGAGGTGCTGCCGGAGTTCGCCGACGGGTACGCGGCGCAGTTCTTCGTCGGGCACGGCGCCGAGTTCGGGGACGACGTCAAGGGCTTCACCGTCGACGGCAGCGAGGGGTTCGACCGGCTCCCGGGTGTCGACCGAGACCAGGACCGTCGCTACTACGCCATCACGGTCCGGCCGACGGTCTTCGTCAACCTGGCGCCGGACCACGTCATCTTCCACCGCATGTTCCCGGTCTCGGCCGACCGGACGATCGTGCAGTGCGACTGGCTGTACACCCGCGACGTGGTCGAGTCGGGCAGGGACGTCTCGCGCTCGGTCGAGCTGTTCCACCGGGTCAACCAGCAGGACTTCGCCGCCTGCGAGCGGACCCAGCCGGCCATGTCCTCCCGGGCCTACGCCGACGGCGGCGTCCTGGTGCCCTCCGAGCACCACATCGGCGCCTTCCACGAGTGGCTGACGCAGCGCCTGTCGGGCTGA